A genomic stretch from Deinococcus wulumuqiensis R12 includes:
- a CDS encoding helix-turn-helix domain-containing protein, with translation MSDDEQAYLVDLGLRIRDTRQKQKLGLDGLAELAEVHRTHLWKIEKGLLNTGLLTYVRIAEALDVPLAMLLPATRLLKPSLQKKEE, from the coding sequence ATGTCCGACGATGAACAGGCTTACCTGGTTGACCTGGGCTTGCGCATCAGGGACACACGGCAAAAGCAGAAGCTCGGCCTAGACGGCTTGGCGGAGCTGGCCGAAGTACACCGAACCCATTTATGGAAAATCGAGAAGGGCCTCCTCAACACTGGCCTCCTCACTTATGTGCGCATCGCTGAAGCCCTGGACGTGCCCCTAGCCATGTTGCTTCCTGCAACGCGGCTGCTGAAACCTTCACTTCAAAAAAAGGAAGAGTAA
- a CDS encoding bifunctional DNA primase/polymerase, with protein MAASQKQHDSVLQAALAAVARGWSVFPVQVREKRAKAPHWCLVDTGHSKTDDGKTRPSWAGLQRTAPTPDQLRTWYANEEDKGLAVVTGAVSGLVILDFDGVAGEQLRQRLGIPIHVRTRSGGAHVYCEHPGWKVATLNSKATRELGRQWPGLDIRADGGYAVMPPTEMDTGSYHWEVDPQQLELLSLFTLPTDLRDFLGLSQPPQVIKPAPRSVPSSASRRTYDERTLAEVLIRRALEKVEDGEGRNNAGAWLAAQLRDNGYSQQEAGHHMENYAMQCPLTDAHGQHDPYTAAEARKTVTSIFSRPPREPWSGERGNRETPRPVQSSSVRVDQDEELLALPAEMRGPVVVAGEQAFRAVEGALKLPSAANAEVRSALTAEELRNLVQSERVVYVLTPTQAVARALDACGVEWYALPAMPLEATPEELLAALQDAMTDALPIGGNMAFLEEELLKIAEARLRRGGNTYPTGLSEFDEAVGGGFYDGLHVLGGVTGGGKTALALAIAQHNAEQGRPILYVTYEQSRYELWGRVISAKVGVGLRQLRTGGTVESPVATQLRENPAYQELTRRVGPYLSVAEGNGVDGGAWGVDRIAAQVKRLKSAYGVSPLVILDYLQRMPAGEVKDRRHQIDEVVMALQVRLGRELNTPILLISSVGRGNYGELLTAPLEARLSVFKESGGVEYTAYTASLLYPLGANDAQSLNLEPAPAPGSSRAALRGLWKYLVLDLVKNREGEAPRQWVVKWYPVRGIFELVQSVDTDALESSTNGRRGGRI; from the coding sequence GTGGCGGCTTCGCAAAAACAACATGACTCTGTCCTTCAGGCTGCTTTGGCTGCAGTTGCTCGTGGTTGGAGCGTATTCCCTGTACAGGTTCGCGAAAAACGTGCGAAAGCGCCTCACTGGTGCCTCGTGGACACAGGGCACAGCAAGACAGACGATGGAAAGACGAGGCCGAGCTGGGCAGGACTCCAGCGAACTGCGCCCACACCGGACCAACTGCGGACGTGGTATGCCAATGAAGAGGACAAAGGATTAGCGGTGGTGACGGGCGCAGTGTCTGGCCTGGTCATACTGGACTTCGATGGCGTCGCGGGAGAGCAGTTACGGCAACGCCTAGGGATACCAATTCATGTTCGTACTCGCAGTGGAGGGGCACACGTCTACTGCGAACATCCGGGTTGGAAGGTCGCTACCTTGAACAGCAAAGCGACGCGTGAGCTGGGTAGGCAGTGGCCAGGTCTGGATATTCGGGCTGATGGTGGCTATGCCGTTATGCCGCCCACAGAGATGGATACGGGCAGCTACCACTGGGAAGTCGACCCTCAGCAGCTTGAACTTTTATCTCTTTTCACCCTGCCAACGGATTTGCGGGACTTTCTGGGACTCTCGCAACCGCCACAGGTCATTAAACCCGCACCACGTTCTGTTCCGTCCTCTGCGAGTCGCCGCACCTATGACGAGCGCACTTTGGCAGAAGTGCTGATACGCCGTGCCTTGGAGAAAGTCGAGGATGGAGAAGGGCGAAACAATGCCGGGGCGTGGCTGGCTGCACAGCTGAGAGACAACGGGTACAGCCAGCAGGAAGCGGGCCACCATATGGAGAACTACGCAATGCAGTGTCCTCTGACCGATGCCCATGGGCAGCATGACCCGTATACGGCCGCCGAGGCACGTAAAACCGTCACCAGTATTTTTAGTAGACCGCCCCGAGAACCGTGGAGTGGCGAGCGAGGAAATAGGGAGACTCCCCGACCGGTACAGTCCTCATCCGTTCGGGTGGACCAAGATGAAGAGCTATTGGCTTTGCCAGCAGAAATGCGGGGGCCAGTGGTGGTGGCAGGTGAACAGGCCTTCCGAGCCGTTGAAGGGGCACTGAAGTTGCCTTCCGCTGCGAATGCGGAGGTGCGTTCGGCACTCACAGCCGAAGAGTTGCGCAACCTCGTACAGAGTGAGCGCGTCGTCTATGTCCTGACGCCCACGCAAGCTGTGGCACGAGCTTTAGACGCTTGCGGCGTAGAATGGTACGCCCTGCCAGCCATGCCACTGGAGGCCACTCCAGAAGAACTGTTGGCAGCACTGCAAGATGCCATGACAGATGCGCTCCCCATCGGCGGAAACATGGCATTTCTCGAGGAAGAGCTGCTGAAAATTGCAGAGGCAAGACTCCGGCGTGGTGGCAACACTTATCCTACGGGGCTGTCCGAATTTGATGAAGCGGTTGGTGGTGGATTTTACGACGGCCTGCATGTCCTGGGTGGTGTGACAGGTGGCGGCAAGACTGCTCTTGCGCTTGCTATTGCTCAGCACAACGCTGAGCAAGGACGCCCCATCCTGTACGTGACCTACGAGCAGAGCCGGTATGAGCTGTGGGGCCGCGTCATCAGTGCGAAGGTGGGGGTGGGGCTGCGTCAGCTCCGCACGGGCGGCACCGTTGAGAGTCCAGTGGCCACCCAGTTGCGAGAAAATCCTGCCTATCAGGAGTTAACGCGGAGGGTGGGGCCTTATTTGAGTGTTGCCGAGGGAAACGGGGTGGACGGTGGTGCGTGGGGTGTTGACCGTATTGCGGCACAAGTTAAGCGGCTGAAATCAGCTTATGGCGTGTCCCCTCTAGTCATCTTGGATTACCTCCAGCGGATGCCTGCAGGTGAGGTGAAAGACCGCAGGCACCAGATTGACGAAGTTGTCATGGCGCTCCAGGTACGTCTGGGCCGTGAGCTGAATACGCCTATTCTGCTCATTTCCAGCGTGGGACGCGGTAATTATGGTGAGCTGTTGACTGCTCCCCTTGAAGCGCGTCTGAGCGTGTTCAAGGAAAGTGGTGGAGTGGAATACACAGCCTACACGGCGAGTTTGCTCTATCCGCTGGGTGCCAATGACGCACAATCTCTCAACTTGGAACCAGCGCCAGCGCCGGGGAGTAGCCGGGCCGCTCTGAGAGGCCTGTGGAAGTACCTGGTGCTTGACCTCGTGAAAAACCGTGAGGGTGAGGCTCCGCGCCAATGGGTCGTGAAGTGGTATCCGGTAAGAGGCATTTTTGAACTGGTGCAATCTGTTGATACTGATGCTTTAGAAAGCAGCACCAATGGTCGTAGAGGGGGACGAATCTGA
- the hsdR gene encoding EcoAI/FtnUII family type I restriction enzme subunit R: MDKKKLSERDICTKFITPALEQAGWDRLTQIREEYGLTKGRILVSGQMHTRAAPKRADYVLFYKPNIPIAVVEAKDNKHSVGAGMQQGVAYSDLLQVPFTFSSNGDAFLFRNALLSEGVLEREIKLDEFPSPEQLWQWWEASKGLSEAQAEVVTQNYYTEGTDKTPRYYQLLAINKTTEAIAKGQNRVLLVMATGTGKTYTAFQIIWRLWQSKAKKRILFLADRNILVNQTMQNDFKPFGGAMTKIKNRQIDKSFEIYLSLYQAVSGNEEESNAYKQFSPDFFDLVVVDECHRGSAAENSNWRAILEYFSGATQIGLTATPKETSDISTTHYFGDPIYTYSLKQGIDDGFLAPYKVVRFDLDKDLSGWTPEEGMVDRYGNAIEVREYNQRDFDRSLVLSQRTELVAAKVTEFLQQTDPMSKTIVFCEDRDHAGRMRSALANLNTDEVAKNSRYVVQITGELSDAQANLDDFITPRERYPVIATTSKLMTTGVDAQTCKVIVLDQHIQSMTEFKQIIGRGTRINENHDKYYFTILDFRGVTNLFRDPDFDGDPVQVYVPPVGGSPVPPAEPFPEPEPKPDWDAGTGDDAQTEVRKFYVDSVDVKVAAQREILFDAQGRPITGSLKDYSRQTLSGEFESLDDFLSHWDAAERKQAVLNELKAAGIHFEALAHELGLGADYDPFDVVAYLLWERPPLTRRQRAAKARRADVFDKYGDKGREVLDKLLDKYADAGVGQIEDLQVLSLPEFKELGTLVEIVRQFGGKAGLQRAIKELEDELYSA, from the coding sequence ATGGACAAAAAGAAGCTTTCCGAGCGCGACATCTGTACCAAGTTCATTACCCCTGCGCTTGAGCAAGCAGGGTGGGACAGGCTTACGCAGATTCGGGAAGAGTACGGACTGACCAAAGGCCGCATTCTGGTCAGCGGCCAGATGCACACCCGCGCTGCGCCCAAGCGGGCCGACTATGTGCTGTTTTACAAACCCAATATTCCTATCGCCGTGGTCGAGGCCAAGGACAACAAGCATTCGGTGGGGGCGGGGATGCAGCAGGGCGTGGCCTATAGCGACCTGCTGCAAGTTCCGTTTACCTTCAGTTCCAACGGTGACGCCTTCCTGTTCCGTAACGCTCTGCTTTCCGAGGGTGTACTTGAGCGCGAGATTAAGCTCGACGAGTTCCCCAGCCCTGAGCAACTCTGGCAGTGGTGGGAAGCGTCTAAGGGGCTTTCAGAAGCTCAAGCCGAGGTGGTCACCCAGAACTACTACACCGAAGGCACCGACAAGACCCCGCGCTATTACCAACTGCTGGCTATCAACAAGACCACCGAAGCGATTGCCAAAGGCCAAAACCGCGTCCTTCTGGTTATGGCGACGGGCACTGGCAAGACTTACACCGCTTTTCAAATCATCTGGCGACTGTGGCAATCGAAGGCTAAGAAGCGGATTCTTTTCTTGGCAGACCGTAACATTCTGGTCAACCAGACCATGCAAAACGACTTCAAGCCTTTCGGCGGGGCAATGACCAAAATCAAAAACCGCCAGATTGACAAGTCTTTCGAGATTTATCTGTCTCTCTATCAAGCGGTCAGCGGCAACGAAGAAGAGTCCAATGCCTACAAGCAGTTTTCCCCCGACTTCTTCGATTTGGTCGTGGTGGACGAGTGCCACCGGGGGAGCGCCGCCGAGAACTCCAACTGGCGGGCCATTTTGGAGTATTTCTCAGGGGCCACCCAAATCGGCCTGACGGCCACCCCGAAGGAAACCTCCGACATTTCCACCACCCACTACTTCGGTGACCCTATCTACACCTATTCCCTCAAGCAGGGTATCGACGACGGCTTCCTGGCCCCCTACAAAGTGGTGCGCTTCGACCTCGACAAAGACCTCAGCGGCTGGACGCCCGAAGAGGGCATGGTTGACCGTTACGGCAACGCCATCGAGGTTCGTGAATACAACCAGCGTGATTTTGACCGCTCCCTGGTGCTGTCGCAGCGCACTGAACTGGTGGCCGCCAAAGTCACCGAGTTCTTGCAGCAGACCGACCCTATGTCCAAGACCATCGTCTTCTGCGAAGACAGAGACCACGCAGGGCGGATGCGGTCGGCCCTTGCCAATCTGAACACCGATGAGGTTGCGAAAAACAGCCGTTATGTCGTTCAAATCACGGGTGAACTCAGTGACGCGCAGGCCAACCTGGACGACTTCATCACGCCCAGGGAGCGTTACCCCGTCATCGCCACCACGTCCAAGCTGATGACCACCGGGGTGGACGCCCAGACCTGCAAGGTGATTGTGCTCGACCAGCACATTCAGTCCATGACCGAGTTCAAGCAAATCATCGGGCGTGGCACCCGCATCAACGAGAACCACGATAAGTACTACTTCACCATCCTCGATTTTAGGGGCGTCACCAACCTCTTCCGCGACCCCGATTTCGACGGCGACCCCGTGCAGGTTTACGTCCCCCCCGTAGGCGGCTCGCCTGTTCCCCCCGCTGAGCCTTTCCCGGAGCCGGAGCCGAAGCCCGACTGGGACGCGGGCACGGGCGACGACGCCCAAACTGAGGTCAGGAAATTCTATGTAGACAGCGTGGACGTCAAGGTGGCCGCCCAGCGCGAAATCCTTTTCGACGCGCAGGGGCGGCCCATCACTGGGTCACTGAAGGACTACAGCCGCCAGACCCTCAGCGGCGAGTTCGAGTCGCTGGACGACTTCCTAAGTCACTGGGACGCCGCCGAGCGCAAGCAGGCCGTCCTGAACGAGCTGAAGGCCGCTGGGATTCACTTCGAGGCTTTGGCCCACGAGCTGGGCTTAGGGGCCGACTATGACCCCTTCGATGTGGTCGCCTACCTGCTGTGGGAGCGCCCACCGCTCACGCGCAGGCAGCGGGCCGCCAAAGCGCGGCGGGCCGACGTGTTCGACAAGTACGGCGACAAGGGCCGCGAAGTCTTAGACAAACTGCTCGACAAGTACGCCGACGCGGGCGTGGGCCAGATAGAAGACTTGCAAGTGCTCAGCCTGCCGGAGTTCAAGGAACTGGGCACACTTGTCGAAATCGTGCGGCAATTTGGCGGCAAGGCGGGGTTGCAGCGGGCTATCAAGGAGCTGGAAGACGAGCTTTACAGCGCGTGA
- a CDS encoding transcriptional regulator: MSKTAQEWQQILGLNTPPDDEFLASLNALEGQDVVEGGGLEARGLTAAPMTPAELVGALVVQSAGEAFKAARQEQQLTVRGAAQAWGVSPGRVSQMESPEANLYMSTVGSAALKMGYRAKLVLEPLEGGQAIVAPLGE; encoded by the coding sequence ATGAGCAAGACCGCTCAGGAATGGCAACAGATTCTCGGGCTGAACACCCCGCCCGATGACGAGTTCCTCGCCTCTTTGAATGCTCTGGAAGGGCAGGACGTGGTGGAAGGTGGGGGACTGGAGGCCAGGGGACTCACGGCGGCCCCCATGACGCCTGCCGAACTGGTGGGCGCACTGGTGGTGCAAAGTGCTGGCGAGGCTTTCAAAGCGGCGCGTCAGGAGCAGCAGCTCACCGTTCGCGGGGCGGCGCAAGCTTGGGGGGTTTCCCCTGGGCGCGTATCGCAGATGGAATCACCGGAAGCCAACCTCTATATGAGCACCGTAGGAAGTGCGGCCCTGAAAATGGGCTACCGCGCCAAGCTGGTGCTTGAGCCGCTGGAAGGCGGGCAGGCGATTGTGGCTCCGCTGGGGGAGTGA